A genome region from Populus alba chromosome 3, ASM523922v2, whole genome shotgun sequence includes the following:
- the LOC118028757 gene encoding uncharacterized protein: protein MAECYNLPQDCNNLAIQQLPGLILPPGSLKSSSKTHQFLPLKQIINKDDNQDSPAPRKPLMLTIPLAAKYCGSYRGWLILEDRNEEAFTNKINKDMLVLDPVSGEKFELPDVSTLPPYGTVGVPSWYPRSCSIEKVVLSCCPNPSEANSCLVLAIYNYGQIAYCKLGNREWRSIGFEHSSIDHEGYLDAVYCRDRFYVLHVTKKLFVCNFDGSDLCINELKNSVPSTRNSSFKTFEHLYLVEAQGELLIVVRRKDDGDQPALTSQFLLYKLDSDSYYRDKHEKVNDYDWDKHQVRSLGDYALFLGPTQMQPFTLPESEASSLKGNCIYYTDQSVNAKGCKNKQIRYDAGVYNLETACFEQFPSTSSTQKMHMIWITPHGIVL, encoded by the coding sequence ATGGCTGAGTGCTATAACCTTCCTCAAGATTGCAATAACTTAGCGATTCAGCAACTTCCAGGTCTTATACTACCTCCTGGTAGCCTCAAGAGCTCCTCCAAGACACACCAGTTCTTGCCTCTGAAACAAATCATCAACAAGGATGATAACCAAGATAGCCCTGCGCCTCGCAAACCGCTCATGCTAACAATCCCGCTAGCTGCTAAATATTGCGGGTCTTATCGAGGGTGGCTGATCTTGGAGGACAGAAACGAAGAAGCATTcaccaataaaataaacaaggacATGCTTGTCCTGGATCCTGTCTCGGGTGAAAAATTCGAACTTCCTGATGTATCCACACTCCCTCCTTATGGCACAGTCGGTGTTCCATCATGGTATCCTAGATCATGCTCTATTGAGAAAGTTGTTTTATCTTGTTGTCCAAACCCCTCAGAAGCAAATTCATGCCTGGTCTTGGCCATTTATAACTATGGTCAGATTGCTTATTGCAAACTGGGAAACAGAGAGTGGAGAAGCATTGGATTTGAACATTCTTCAATTGACCACGAGGGTTACTTGGACGCGGTTTATTGCCGCGACCGGTTCTATGTGCTGCATGTAACTAAGAAGTTATTCGTCTGTAATTTCGACGGGTCTGATCTATGTATCAATGAACTGAAAAACAGTGTTCCAAGCACTCGGAATTCCAGTTTCAAAACGTTCGAGCATCTATACTTGGTGGAAGCACAAGGCGAGCTGTTGATTGTGGTGCGCAGAAAGGACGATGGTGATCAACCTGCACTAACCTCACAGTTCCTATTGTACAAACTGGATTCCGATTCCTATTATCGGgataaacatgaaaaagttaATGACTATGATTGGGATAAACATCAAGTCAGGAGTTTGGGTGATTATGCCTTATTTCTGGGGCCAACGCAGATGCAACCATTTACTTTACCAGAGTCAGAGGCATCGAGCTTGAAGGGAAATTGCATCTATTACACGGATCAATCTGTCAATGCAAAGGGTTGCAAGAACAAGCAAATAAGATATGATGCAGGTGTCTATAACTTGGAGACCGCTTGTTTTGAGCAATTCCCTTCCACTTCCTCAACACAAAAGATGCATATGATTTGGATTACCCCCCATGGCATAGTGTTGTAG
- the LOC118028467 gene encoding kinesin-like protein KIN-14J encodes MSVSPERSLSENGRHDSSNGAHADVNIHSMIEWLNRSLPHLNLPSDASEEKLRAYLIDGTVLCNILDKLCPGLVEMRGNSEPGPENIRKFLAAMDEIALPRFVLADIQEGYMEPVLQCLGTLKTHFEFTGGKESIREHLRRRWNLPKVEFSEGITNSLVYTATCDENPAINGDERQQDSFENKYGSSLDDSISSESAALAHDAAHKLSEMFQQKQGSYADLSDSNILELMKSNGFDNASTRTLFSLVNRILEENIERKNGHVHHMALILKKVVQVIEHRVSTQAVNLKDLNNLYEVHLGKCQSRIKVLETLAAGTTEEIQALLSKLQQIKIEKTKIEKKKKLEEQELLRTKQEKIHSDIENSTLKHELEIAKTAHEEHCLLLQMRAEETKVQLEKKLMEFKCFLTESKERVKELESFSESKYQRWKSKEGTYKSFIDYQSRALQELRGASDFLKHEILKTKRSYAEEFNFLGVKLKGLVDAAANYHSVLAENRRLYNEVQDLKGNIRVYCRIRPFLPGQSKKRTTVEYIGENGELVISNRSKQGKDSHRLFKFNKVFGPAATQEEVFLDTQPLIRSVLDGYNVCIFAYGQTGSGKTYTMSGPNITSQEDWGVNYRALHDLFQISQHRKNSISYEVGVQMVEIYNEQVRDLLSSDGPHKRLGIWSTTQPNGLAVPDASMHAVTSTADVLELMNTGLMNRAVGATVLNERSSRSHSVLTVHVYGMDLETGAVLRGNLHLVDLAGSERVDRSEAIGERLREAQHINKSLSALGDVIFSLAQKSQHVPFRNSKLTQVLQSSLGGQAKTLMFVQLNPDVDSYSETISTLKFAERVSGIELGAAKSNKEGRNTRELMEQVAFLKDTISRKDEVIERLQQLKANVNGVKCGMNSQRYDSSSPRRYLNGTALHSPRLSGRKGSRLFEKASSDTDNCSEHGERRSEAGSAQSMDNFQHKKMLLPQSKSNDDLTLKKEFVSRPNFVGTCLSHKDKEDLDLLGFGDADSDERLSDISDGCLSRAETEGSLGSAVEFTLFPESKPSEATKPVEVAKTVEAAKPARKAANKKPSFVSRLPKPSQKLAQTRLPRLSTTISSASKASSSMSAARKTPASSFSATKPVKQRQK; translated from the exons ATGAGTGTTTCGCCAGAAAGGAGCTTGAGCGAAAATGGGAGACATGACAGCTCAAATGGAGCTCATGCTGATG TTAATATTCATTCAATGATTGAGTGGTTAAACCGTTCGCTACCTCATTTAAATTTGCCATCGGATGCGTCGGAGGAGAAACTGAGAGCATACTTGATTGATGGCACTGTCTTGTGTAACATTCTGGACAAGCTCTGTCCTGGTTTAGTTGAAATG AGAGGTAATTCTGAACCTGGACCAGAAAATATCCGAAAGTTTTTAGCAGCGATGGATGAAATTGCATTGCCTAGGTTTGTACTTGCTGACATACAGGAG GGATACATGGAACCGGTTCTGCAGTGCCTTGGGACACTTAAAACTCATTTTGAGTTTACTGGTGGGAAAGAGAGCATCCGTGAACATCTAAGAAGAAGATGGAATCTACCGAAGGTAGAATTTTCAGAGGGGATCACTAACTCGCTAGTATACACAGCAACATGCGATGAAAACCCTGCCATAAATGGAGACGAGAGGCAACAAGATTCTTTTGAGAACAAATATGGAAGCAGCTTGGATGATTCTATCTCTTCAG AGTCTGCTGCTTTGGCGCATGATGCTGCACACAAGTTATCTGAGATGTTCCAACAAAAGCAAGGGTCCTATGCTGATCTTTCAGATTCCAATATCTTGGAATTGATGAAATCAAATGGGTTCGAT AATGCCTCTACTCGAACATTGTTCAGCTTAGTGAACAGAATTCTGGAAGAAAACATTGAAAGAAAGAATGGGCATGTCCATCAT ATGGCTCTTATATTGAAGAAAGTTGTGCAAGTTATTGAACATCGGGTTTCAACCCAAGCAGTGAACTTGAAAGAT CTAAACAATCTTTATGAGGTTCACTTGGGAAAGTGCCAATCACGAATAAAAGTTCTAGAGACCCTTGCAGCTGGAACCACAGAAGAAATTCAG GCTTTGTTGTCAAAGCTGCAACAAATCAAG ATTGAGAAAactaaaatagagaaaaagaaaaagcttgaAGAGCAGGAACTACTTAGAACAAAGCAAGAGAAAATCCACAGTGATATTGAGAACTCCACGCTGAAACATGAACTAGAAATAGCCAAGACGGCGCATGAAGAGCACTGCTTGCTATTGCAAATGCGGGCTGAGGAAACTAAAGTTCAATTGGAGAAGAAATTAATggaattcaaatgttttttaacaGAATCAAAGGAGAGGGTGAAGGAGCTCGAGTCATTTTCTGAATCTAAATATCAGAGATGGAAAAGCAAAGAGGGCACCTATAAAAGCTTCATAGATTATCAATCTAGAGCTTTACAG GAATTAAGGGGAGCTTCTGACTTTCTAAAACACGAGATCTTGAAGACCAAAAGGAGTTACGCTGAGGAATTTAATTTCCTGG GTGTGAAGCTTAAAGGACTAGTTGACGCTGCTGCAAATTATCATTCTGTTCTTGCAGAAAATCGAAGATTGTACAATGAGGTTCAGGATTTGAAAG GCAATATTAGAGTGTATTGTCGAATAAGGCCATTCCTTCCTGGACAATCTAAGAAGCGAACAACAGTAGAATATATTGGTGAAAATGGTGAATTGGTTATTTCGAATCGctcaaaacaaggaaaagacaGTCATAGGCTCTTCAAATTTAACAAGGTTTTTGGCCCAGCAGCTACTCAAG AGGAGGTGTTTTTAGATACCCAACCACTAATTCGGTCTGTCCTTGATGGATACAATGTATGTATATTTGCATATGGTCAAACGGGCTCAGGAAAGACATATACAATG AGTGGGCCTAATATAACATCACAAGAAGATTGGGGGGTCAATTACCGAGCACTACATGATCTTTTCCAGATCTCTCAGCACAGGAAAAACTCCATCTCATATGAAGTTGGAGTTCAAATGGTTGAAATTTACAATGAGCAAGTTCGTGATTTACTCTCGAGTGATGGTCCTCACAAAAGA CTTGGGATTTGGAGCACAACCCAACCAAATGGTTTGGCTGTCCCTGATGCCAGCATGCATGCGGTTACATCAACTGCAGATGTGTTAGAATTAATGAACACTGGCTTAATGAACCGTGCAGTGGGTGCTACAGTTCTAAATGAAAGAAGTAGTAGATCCCACAG TGTTCTCACTGTTCATGTCTATGGTATGGACTTAGAAACTGGTGCTGTTTTGCGTGGCAACCTACATTTGGTTGATCTTGCTGGTAGTGAAAGAGTGGATAGATCTGAAGCTATTGGAGAGAGGTTGAGGGAAGCACaacatattaacaaatcattaTCCGCCCTCGGAGATGTAATATTTTCCTTAGCACAAAAGAGTCAGCATGTGCCATTCAGAAATAGCAAACTAACTCAAGTGCTTCAAAGTTCGTTAG GCGGTCAAGCAAAGACCCTTATGTTTGTGCAGCTTAATCCTGACGTAGATTCCTATTCTGAAACTATAAGTACTTTAAAGTTTGCCGAGAGGGTTTCAGGGATTGAGCTGGGTGCTGCAAAGAGCAATAAAGAGGGAAGAAATACAAGAGAACTTATGGAGCAG GTTGCATTCCTCAAAGACACAATTTCAAGGAAAGATGAAGTGATTGAGCGGTTGCAGCAGCTCAAGGCGAATGTCAATGGTGTGAAGTGTGGTATGAATTCACAGAGGTATGattcttcttctccaagaagATATTTAAATGGGACTGCACTACATAGCCCTAGGCTCTCAGGAAGGAAAGGTTCAAGACTTTTTGAGAAAGCATCTTCTGATACAGACAACTGCTCAGAGCACGGTGAAAGACGCTCTGAAGCTGGTTCTGCACAGTCAATGGATaactttcaacataaaaaaatgttgcTTCCACAGTCAAAGTCAAACGATGACTTGACACTCAAGAAAGAATTTGTCTCTCGGCCAAATTTTGTCGGAACATGTTTGTCtcataaagataaagaagaccTTGATCTCTTGGGCTTTGGAGATGCAGATTCCGATGAGCGATTAAGTGACATATCTGATGGTTGTCTTTCAAGAGCTGAAACTGAAGGCTCTCTGGGTAGTGCAGTAGAGTTCACTCTTTTCCCTGAATCTAAACCATCTGAAGCTACAAAACCAGTTGAAGTTGCAAAAACGGTTGAAGCTGCAAAACCAGCCAGGAAGGCTGCGAACAAGAA ACCGAGTTTCGTATCTAGGCTTCCTAAGCCTTCACAAAAGCTGGCACAAACAAGATTACCTCGTTTGTCAACGACTATCAGCTCTGCCTCTAAGGCTTCATCAA gtATGTCAGCAGCCAGGAAAACTCCTGCAAGCAGTTTCTCTGCAACCAAGCCGGTGAAACAACGGCAAAAGTGA